One genomic window of Garra rufa chromosome 2, GarRuf1.0, whole genome shotgun sequence includes the following:
- the tmx1 gene encoding thioredoxin-related transmembrane protein 1 encodes MACTYTRRVRMTAGVCVFFALIATCVMLESALAKPGNLREITDGNWEEILTGEWMIEFFAPWCPACQQLQSVWNEFAEWGEDLGVNIAKVDVTEQPGLSGRFIITALPTIYHCKDGVFRRYQGARSKDDFLSFIDEKKWQSIEPVSSWFGPSSFLMNAMSALFKLSMFIRHCHNYLTEQLGVPVWGSYGIFALATLMSGLVLGLILVFIADFVFPSRRFAPDYHHRKMPTGQARLMQQLEDEQEADGEEEDDDDEYSGKAEEWQRVDGADALRRRGVGVPEEDT; translated from the exons ATGGCGTGCACATACACACGCAGAGTCAGGATGACAGCCggcgtgtgtgtgttttttgcgCTTATCGCGACATGTGTGATGCTGGAGTCCGCATTGGCCAAGCCCGGCAATTTAAGAGAAATCACAGATGGAAACTGGGAGGAAATCCTGACGGGAGAATGGATGATCGAGTT CTTTGCTCCGTGGTGTCCAGCCTGCCAGCAGCtccagtctgtgtggaatgagtTTGCAGAATGGGGAGAAGATTTAGGAGTGAATATTGCCAAAGTGGACGTCACCGAGCAGCCAG GTTTGAGCGGGAGGTTTATCATCACAGCTCTTCCAACTATCTACCA CTGTAAAGATGGTGTGTTTCGGCGATATCAGGGAGCCCGATCTAAAGATGACTTCCTGAGCTTCATTGATGAAAAGAAATGGCAGAGCATAGAGCCAGTCTCTTCCTGGTTCGGCCCCTCATCCTTCCT gaTGAATGCAATGTCAGCCCTCTTCAAGTTATCCATGTTCATCAGG CATTGCCATAATTACTTAACAGAGCAGCTTGGTGTCCCGGTTTGGGGCTCATATGGGATATTTGCTCTAGCAACACTCATGTCAGGATTGGTCCTTGGATTG aTACTAGTTTTCATCGCGGATTTTGTGTTCCCATCTCGGCGGTTTGCACCAGATTATCACCACA GGAAAATGCCCACTGGGCAGGCACGTCTCATGCAGCAATTAGAAGATGAACAGGAAGCAGACGGAGAggaggaggatgatgatgatgagtaCAGTGGAAAGGCTGAAGAGTGGCAGCGAGTGGACGGAGCCGACGCACTCAGGAGAAGAGGCGTGGGTGTGCCGGAGGAGGACACCTAG